In Ailuropoda melanoleuca isolate Jingjing chromosome 4, ASM200744v2, whole genome shotgun sequence, the following proteins share a genomic window:
- the ACTL9 gene encoding actin-like protein 9, with translation MDANQSSCAKPQPSPKASRPGVNPNSVLVNKTLQQEPPSMVGDRLPPKTSAVVIDMGTGTCKVGFAGQAQPTYTVATIVGCQPKKPATSGQPLLETFIGEAARTRPELTLVQPVRNGIVVDWDAAELIWRHLLEHDLRVATRDHPLLFSDPPFSPTTNREKLVEVAFESLCSPAMYVASQSVLSVYAHGRISGLVVDTGHGVTYTVPVFQGYNLPHAMERLDLAGTHLTAFLAEMLLGSGLTLGQQDLYTVENIKHRYCYVAPDFLKEQARPEQEHQQTLKLPDGRTVTLGKELFQCPELLFSPPEMPGLVPVGVPTMARQSLHKVPLEVRADVAQNVLLCGGSSLFQGFEGRFRAELLRSQPPEAHVVVAAQPTRNFSVWIGGSILASLRAFQSCWVLREQYEEQGPHIVYRKCY, from the coding sequence ATGGATGCAAATCAGTCCAGTTGCGCGaagccccagccctccccaaaGGCCTCCAGGCCTGGCGTGAACCCCAACTCAGTCCTGGTGAACAAGACCCTGCAGCAGGAGCCCCCCAGCATGGTGGGCGACAGGTTGCCACCAAAGACCAGCGCGGTGGTCATCGACATGGGCACGGGCACCTGTAAGGTGGGCTTTGCGGGGCAGGCCCAGCCCACCTACACCGTGGCCACCATCGTGGGCTGCCAGCCCAAGAAGCCGGCCACCAGTGGACAGCCCCTGCTGGAAACTTTCATTGGCGAGGCCGCCCGCACACGCCCAGAGCTGACCCTGGTGCAGCCGGTGCGGAACGGCATCGTGGTGGACTGGGACGCTGCCGAGCTCATCTGGCGCCACCTGCTGGAGCACGACCTCCGCGTGGCCACTCGGGACCACCCGCTGCTGTTCTCCGACCCGCCCTTCAGTCCCACCACCAACCGGGAGAAGCTGGTGGAGGTGGCCTTCGAGTCGCTGTGCTCCCCTGCCATGTACGTGGCTTCCCAGTCGGTTCTGTCCGTCTATGCGCACGGGAGGATCAGTGGGCTGGTGGTGGACACCGGCCACGGGGTCACCTACACGGTGCCCGTCTTTCAGGGCTACAACCTGCCCCACGCCATGGAGCGCCTGGACCTGGCGGGCACGCACCTGACCGCCTTCCTGGCGGAGATGCTGCTCGGCTCAGGCTTGACGCTGGGCCAGCAGGACCTGTACACGGTAGAGAACATCAAACACCGCTACTGCTACGTGGCCCCCGACTTCCTCAAGGAGCAGGCCCGGCCGGAGCAGGAGCACCAGCAGACCCTGAAGCTGCCCGACGGGCGGACGGTCACGTTGGGCAAGGAGCTGTTCCAGTGCCCGGAGCTGCTGTTCAGCCCCCCCGAGATGCCGGGGCTGGTGCCTGTGGGTGTCCCCACTATGGCCAGACAGAGCCTTCACAAGGTGCCCCTGGAGGTGCGGGCCGACGTGGCCCAGAACGTGCTGCTCTGCGGGGGCTCCTCGCTCTTCCAGGGGTTCGAGGGCCGCTTCCGGGCCGAGCTGCTGCGCAGTCAGCCCCCGGAGGCCCACGTGGTGGTGGCGGCGCAACCCACCAGAAACTTCTCGGTGTGGATCGGGGGCTCCATCCTGGCCTCATTGCGCGCCTTCCAGTCCTGCTGGGTCCTGCGGGAGCAGTATGAGGAGCAGGGGCCCCACATAGTGTACCGCAAGTGCTACTGA